One Tamlana carrageenivorans genomic region harbors:
- the fabD gene encoding ACP S-malonyltransferase, with protein sequence MNAYIFPGQGAQFTGMGLDLYENSALAQELFEKANDILGFKITDTMFEGSAEDLKETKVTQPAIFLHSVILAKTLGDSFKPDMVAGHSLGEFSALVANGALTFEDGLKLVSQRALAMQKACELQPSTMAAVLGLEDNLVENICKQTEGVVVAANYNCPGQLVISGEIEAISKACEALKDAGARRALVLPVGGAFHSPLMEPAREELAAAIENTTFSKPNCSIYQNVTANAVSDEAAIKANLISQLTAPVRWTQSVEQMIADGATLFTEVGPGKVLQGLVKKINRASETVSATFEN encoded by the coding sequence ATGAATGCATATATTTTTCCTGGTCAAGGCGCACAGTTTACTGGAATGGGTTTAGATCTTTATGAAAACTCTGCCTTAGCACAAGAATTATTTGAAAAAGCCAATGATATTTTAGGTTTTAAAATTACAGACACCATGTTTGAAGGTTCTGCAGAAGACTTGAAGGAAACCAAAGTGACTCAGCCTGCTATCTTTTTACATTCAGTGATATTAGCCAAAACATTAGGAGATAGTTTTAAACCAGATATGGTTGCAGGACACTCTTTAGGAGAGTTTTCAGCATTAGTTGCCAATGGTGCTTTAACTTTTGAGGACGGATTGAAACTTGTATCTCAACGTGCTTTAGCCATGCAAAAAGCTTGTGAATTACAACCAAGTACTATGGCCGCTGTTTTAGGTTTAGAAGATAACCTGGTTGAAAATATTTGTAAACAAACCGAAGGTGTTGTGGTTGCAGCTAACTACAACTGTCCTGGTCAATTGGTGATTTCAGGGGAAATTGAAGCTATTAGCAAAGCTTGTGAAGCCTTAAAAGATGCTGGAGCAAGACGTGCTTTAGTATTACCTGTTGGTGGCGCTTTTCATTCACCACTTATGGAGCCTGCACGTGAAGAGCTTGCTGCAGCTATAGAAAACACGACTTTTAGCAAACCAAACTGCTCAATTTATCAAAATGTAACGGCCAATGCGGTAAGTGATGAAGCCGCTATAAAAGCAAACTTAATTTCTCAGTTAACAGCTCCAGTACGTTGGACGCAGTCTGTTGAGCAAATGATTGCAGATGGCGCCACTTTATTTACTGAAGTTGGTCCTGGGAAAGTTTTACAAGGTTTGGTTAAAAAGATTAATAGAGCCTCAGAAACTGTTTCGGCTACTTTTGAAAATTAA
- the lspA gene encoding signal peptidase II encodes MKITKRSIYIFLVIFLTIAADQISKVIVRATIVGRTDTQPGERIPIIGDYFTLMNVENTGAFLGMGSDLNPTLRIILLLILPIVVLGLVLRHILKDKTLDNWSLFAFASIIGGGIANVYDRIVYGSVTDFLFIDLGGVFKTGIFNLADMSVSAGMIILLLMSFKKQKSA; translated from the coding sequence ATGAAAATCACAAAACGTTCCATCTACATTTTTTTGGTTATTTTTCTAACCATTGCTGCCGATCAAATTTCAAAAGTGATTGTTAGAGCAACCATAGTTGGTAGAACCGATACCCAACCGGGCGAACGCATTCCTATTATTGGAGACTATTTCACTCTTATGAATGTGGAAAACACAGGCGCCTTTTTAGGCATGGGAAGCGATTTGAATCCAACCCTTCGTATCATTCTTTTGTTAATATTACCTATTGTTGTATTAGGTCTTGTATTAAGACACATTTTAAAAGACAAAACACTAGATAATTGGTCGCTTTTTGCATTTGCCAGTATTATTGGTGGTGGTATTGCCAATGTTTACGATAGAATTGTATATGGTTCAGTAACTGATTTTTTGTTTATAGACTTGGGTGGCGTTTTTAAAACAGGCATCTTTAATTTAGCTGACATGTCGGTGAGCGCTGGAATGATTATTTTACTTTTAATGAGTTTTAAAAAGCAGAAATCGGCTTAA